The following are encoded in a window of Rhizobium sp. WYJ-E13 genomic DNA:
- a CDS encoding TetR/AcrR family transcriptional regulator yields the protein MPDTKKLTRAEQKARRPIEILEAAFEEFVERGYIATRVEDIAARVGVTKGTIYVYFETKEQLFEAMIRHISVPLEGLLASANELKGTATERLQKTIELIYDLVTRDRRLRELMRFIIAEGLRFPQIVDRHHEAFIDPLDWQMQSLIDDGVRLGEFRSAPAAFADAVVAPAITFLFFKLLFDERRVLDKDAYVKAHIDLVLHGLLA from the coding sequence ATGCCCGATACGAAGAAACTGACACGCGCCGAGCAGAAGGCCCGCCGGCCCATAGAGATCCTGGAGGCGGCATTCGAAGAGTTCGTCGAGCGCGGCTATATCGCGACACGCGTTGAGGATATTGCCGCCAGGGTCGGGGTCACGAAGGGAACGATCTATGTTTACTTCGAGACCAAGGAGCAGCTATTCGAAGCGATGATCAGGCACATTTCAGTGCCCCTGGAAGGTCTTCTGGCGAGCGCAAATGAGTTGAAGGGGACCGCCACGGAGCGGCTCCAGAAAACGATCGAGCTGATCTACGATCTCGTGACCAGGGATCGCAGATTGCGCGAGCTGATGCGGTTCATCATCGCCGAAGGCTTGCGCTTCCCCCAGATCGTCGACAGGCATCACGAGGCATTCATCGATCCTCTTGACTGGCAAATGCAGTCTCTCATCGATGACGGCGTAAGGCTTGGCGAATTCCGCTCGGCGCCGGCCGCGTTCGCCGATGCCGTCGTGGCGCCCGCCATCACCTTCCTGTTCTTCAAGCTGCTCTTCGACGAGCGGCGAGTTCTGGACAAGGATGCGTACGTGAAAGCGCATATCGATCTCGTCCTGCACGGGTTGTTGGCCTGA
- a CDS encoding efflux RND transporter periplasmic adaptor subunit has translation MKTVLVAVWLGVSAIALASCEEQKATEAKPKNVEAVVAKVTPTVETNAITGEVSARVESDLSFRVSGRIVERFVDVGSSVKAGQVLARMDAEEQRADLGVATANLQSAIAQQTQAQLAFDRQQNLFRTQVATRAALDQAQETLLTAQGSVKLAQAQLDTAQDALSYTELRADADGVITARNAEVGQVAQAAQLIFTLAHDGPRDAVFNVFESLYLGRNLENTVAVSPLSAPSHKTEASVREISPTIDPSTGTIRVKVGLEATPDMQLGAPVVGSFRTKAQDAIELPWSAMASKSGQPAVWIIEPASSSVSLHPVDVSDYETGRFAVRAGVSPGDIVVVDGTKFLRPGEVVTYDKEAAE, from the coding sequence ATGAAAACTGTCCTTGTTGCCGTCTGGCTGGGCGTCAGCGCAATCGCGCTCGCCTCATGCGAAGAGCAAAAAGCGACTGAGGCAAAGCCGAAAAATGTAGAAGCCGTCGTGGCCAAGGTCACGCCGACAGTCGAAACCAACGCCATAACAGGCGAGGTCAGCGCCCGCGTCGAAAGCGACCTGTCCTTCAGGGTCAGCGGACGCATCGTCGAGCGTTTCGTCGATGTCGGCTCGTCGGTGAAGGCCGGACAGGTGCTCGCGCGCATGGACGCCGAGGAACAGAGGGCCGATCTCGGCGTCGCCACGGCAAACCTGCAGTCGGCCATTGCCCAGCAGACGCAGGCGCAGCTCGCCTTCGACCGGCAGCAGAACCTCTTCAGGACGCAGGTTGCGACCCGCGCCGCACTCGATCAGGCCCAGGAAACGCTGCTGACCGCTCAGGGCAGCGTGAAACTGGCGCAGGCGCAATTGGATACGGCGCAGGATGCCCTTTCCTACACCGAACTGCGCGCCGATGCCGACGGCGTCATCACCGCCAGAAACGCCGAAGTCGGCCAGGTCGCCCAGGCGGCGCAGCTCATCTTCACGCTTGCGCATGACGGGCCGCGTGACGCCGTCTTCAACGTCTTCGAGTCGCTTTATCTCGGCCGCAACCTCGAAAACACGGTCGCCGTCAGCCCCCTTTCGGCGCCATCGCACAAAACGGAAGCTTCCGTGCGCGAAATCTCGCCGACGATCGATCCGTCGACCGGAACGATCAGGGTCAAGGTGGGTCTCGAAGCAACGCCGGACATGCAGCTCGGCGCTCCCGTCGTCGGCTCCTTCCGCACCAAAGCGCAGGACGCGATCGAGCTGCCGTGGTCGGCCATGGCCTCCAAGAGCGGCCAACCGGCCGTCTGGATCATCGAACCCGCCTCGTCGAGCGTGTCGCTGCACCCGGTCGATGTCTCCGATTATGAAACCGGCCGTTTTGCGGTGCGCGCGGGTGTTTCCCCCGGAGACATCGTCGTCGTCGACGGCACGAAGTTCCTGCGACCGGGCGAGGTCGTCACCTATGACAAGGAAGCCGCAGAATGA
- a CDS encoding efflux RND transporter periplasmic adaptor subunit — MNIRITAGLAILGSLLLTSCQKQAEAHNEPPRPVLSAVVKSTAASALTLPGTVEARIETQLAFRVLGRVIARKVSVGDVVKKGDVVAAIDPLALELAVKSSQSELSNAQAQLTNAASTEERQRSLLESRSGTEAAYEEAELGRKSAVAAVAKAQANLDKAEEQLGYAQLRAEFDGVVTATSAEVGQVVAAGQSIVTIARPEQSDAVIDIPVASFDGLKVGSPFEIALQLDPTIRTSGTVREIAPEAEATTRTRRTKIALIDPPAAFRLGSVVTATATVDAQPTILLPSSSILTKDGKPNVWVVDTAAAKVSIRPIRIDGDIPEGGSVRIAEGVSPGDRIVVAGVHKLVDGQAVRID; from the coding sequence ATGAATATCCGTATCACAGCCGGCCTTGCGATCCTCGGATCATTGCTGCTGACCTCCTGCCAGAAGCAGGCGGAAGCCCATAACGAGCCGCCGCGTCCCGTCCTTTCCGCCGTCGTCAAATCGACCGCCGCCTCCGCGCTGACCCTGCCGGGCACGGTCGAGGCGAGGATCGAGACGCAGCTTGCCTTCCGCGTCCTCGGACGGGTCATCGCGCGCAAGGTCAGCGTCGGCGATGTCGTCAAGAAGGGCGATGTCGTTGCCGCCATCGATCCGCTGGCGCTGGAGCTTGCAGTCAAGAGTTCGCAGTCCGAACTTTCGAACGCCCAGGCGCAGCTGACGAATGCCGCCTCCACCGAAGAACGTCAGCGATCCCTGCTCGAGAGCCGGTCGGGAACCGAAGCGGCCTACGAGGAGGCCGAGCTCGGGCGCAAGAGCGCCGTCGCCGCGGTCGCCAAGGCCCAGGCCAATCTCGACAAGGCCGAAGAGCAGCTCGGATATGCCCAGCTCCGGGCGGAATTCGACGGCGTCGTGACGGCAACCTCGGCCGAAGTCGGCCAGGTCGTGGCCGCCGGTCAGAGCATCGTTACCATCGCCCGCCCGGAACAGAGCGATGCGGTGATCGACATACCCGTCGCAAGCTTCGACGGCCTCAAGGTGGGCTCGCCCTTCGAGATCGCCCTGCAGCTCGACCCGACCATCCGCACGAGCGGTACGGTGAGGGAAATCGCGCCCGAAGCCGAGGCGACGACCCGCACGCGGCGCACGAAGATAGCGCTCATCGATCCGCCTGCCGCCTTTCGCCTGGGCTCGGTCGTCACGGCAACCGCAACCGTGGACGCCCAACCGACGATCCTGCTCCCCTCCTCCTCCATCCTGACGAAGGACGGAAAGCCCAATGTCTGGGTGGTCGACACCGCCGCCGCCAAGGTTTCCATCCGCCCGATCAGGATCGACGGAGACATCCCCGAGGGAGGCTCCGTTCGCATCGCCGAAGGCGTCAGCCCGGGTGATCGGATCGTCGTTGCCGGTGTTCACAAACTCGTCGATGGCCAGGCCGTCAGAATAGACTGA
- a CDS encoding efflux RND transporter permease subunit translates to MKKFNLSDWALEHRSLVWYFMIVFILAGAFSYISLGREEDPNFTIKTMIIQVQWPGASAEEVTKQVTDRVEKKLEELESLDYTKSETVAGQTTIFVELLPTTKARDVNAIWMRVRNMIGDIKGDFPSGVVGPFFNDRFGDVFGNIYAFTSDGLTQRQLRDLVEDARAKVLTVPNVGKVDIIGAQDEAIYLEISTRKVAALGLNQQSVIETLQAQNAVTQSGFVDAGPERIALRVSGQFTSEESLKSINLRVNDRFFPLTDVATIKRGYVDPPSALFRYNGQPAIGLAIGMKTGANLLEFGEALDKEIEQVTADLPVGVDVERVSDQPAVVDEAVSGFTRALFEAIVIVLAISFISLGVRAGLVVAISIPLVLAITFLVMAYTGISMQRISLGALIIALGLLVDDAMIAVEMMVARLEVGDDLRKAATYVYTSTAFPMLTGTLVTVAGFIPVGLNSSAAGEFTFTLFVVIAVSLVVSWVVAVLFTPLLGVSILPKTMKSHHEQKGRFARIFAWLLGLALRWRWITIGATVAVFAVSIGGMSLVQQQFFPSSDRPELIVDWNLPQNSSISETNKQMAKFESEMLANNKDIDHWTSYVGQGAPRFILSFDVQTPDVSFGQTVIVTKGLDVRDKVKEELQAYLTKTFPGTDAFVKLLDIGPPVGKPVQYRVSGPDIQKVRDLSHQLAGIVGQHPLLSNMTYDWNEPSRVVKVDVLQDKARQLGVSSQDIATALNSIVEGSAATQIRDDIYLVEVIGRAETSERGSIETVQNLQLAGSNGNSVPLSAVANFHYELEQPTIWRRTRIPTVTLKAAVVGPTQPATIVTELAPKVDEFRKGLPSGYRIVDGGSIEESAKAQGPIVAVAPLMLFTMATILMIQLQSFSRLFLVFAVAPTALIGVVAALLFSNSPMGFVAILGILALIGILIRNSVILIVQIEHLRSEGVPPWQAVIEATEHRMRPIMLTAAAATLALIPISREIFWGPMAYAMMGGIVVGTVLTLLFLPALYVAWFRIPREA, encoded by the coding sequence GTGAAAAAATTCAACCTGTCCGACTGGGCGCTCGAACATCGTTCGCTCGTCTGGTACTTCATGATCGTCTTCATTCTGGCCGGCGCCTTTTCCTATATCAGCCTCGGCCGCGAGGAAGATCCCAATTTCACCATCAAGACCATGATCATCCAGGTGCAATGGCCTGGCGCCTCGGCCGAGGAAGTGACGAAACAGGTCACCGACCGTGTCGAAAAGAAACTCGAAGAGCTTGAATCGCTCGATTACACGAAGAGCGAGACGGTTGCCGGGCAGACGACGATCTTCGTCGAACTGCTGCCGACGACCAAGGCTAGGGATGTGAATGCCATCTGGATGCGCGTGCGCAACATGATCGGCGACATCAAGGGAGATTTCCCGAGCGGCGTCGTCGGGCCGTTCTTCAACGATCGCTTTGGCGATGTCTTCGGCAATATCTACGCCTTCACCAGTGACGGGCTGACGCAGCGCCAACTCCGCGATCTGGTCGAGGACGCGCGCGCAAAAGTGCTGACGGTTCCAAATGTCGGCAAGGTGGACATAATCGGCGCACAGGACGAAGCGATCTATCTTGAAATTTCGACGCGCAAGGTTGCCGCCCTCGGCCTCAACCAGCAGTCCGTGATCGAGACGCTGCAGGCGCAGAATGCCGTCACACAATCCGGCTTCGTCGATGCCGGTCCCGAGCGCATCGCCTTGCGGGTGAGCGGCCAGTTCACTTCCGAGGAAAGCCTGAAATCGATCAATCTTCGCGTCAACGACCGCTTCTTTCCGCTGACCGATGTCGCCACGATCAAGCGCGGTTACGTCGATCCGCCCTCCGCGCTGTTCCGCTATAACGGCCAGCCGGCGATCGGGCTTGCGATCGGCATGAAGACGGGCGCAAACCTGCTGGAATTCGGCGAAGCGCTCGACAAGGAGATCGAGCAGGTCACCGCAGACCTTCCTGTTGGCGTCGACGTCGAGCGCGTCTCCGATCAGCCCGCCGTCGTGGATGAGGCCGTGTCGGGCTTCACGCGCGCGCTGTTCGAGGCGATCGTCATCGTGCTGGCGATCAGCTTCATCAGCCTCGGCGTGCGCGCAGGGCTCGTGGTTGCCATCTCCATTCCGTTGGTGCTGGCGATCACCTTCCTCGTCATGGCCTATACCGGCATTTCGATGCAGCGTATCTCGTTGGGCGCACTGATCATCGCCCTTGGCCTCCTGGTCGATGACGCGATGATTGCCGTGGAAATGATGGTGGCCCGCCTGGAGGTCGGCGACGATCTCAGGAAGGCCGCGACATACGTCTATACCTCGACCGCCTTCCCGATGCTGACGGGTACGCTGGTAACGGTCGCGGGCTTCATCCCCGTCGGACTGAACTCCAGCGCCGCCGGCGAGTTCACCTTCACCCTTTTCGTGGTCATTGCCGTCTCGCTCGTGGTGTCATGGGTGGTGGCGGTGCTGTTCACGCCGCTGCTCGGCGTGTCCATCCTGCCAAAGACCATGAAATCGCATCACGAGCAGAAGGGTCGCTTCGCGCGGATCTTCGCCTGGCTGCTCGGCCTGGCCCTGCGCTGGCGCTGGATAACCATCGGCGCGACGGTGGCGGTGTTTGCCGTCTCCATCGGCGGCATGAGCCTTGTGCAGCAGCAGTTCTTCCCCTCCTCCGACCGGCCGGAACTGATCGTCGACTGGAACCTGCCGCAGAACAGCTCGATTTCGGAGACGAACAAGCAGATGGCGAAGTTCGAAAGCGAGATGCTGGCCAATAACAAGGATATCGACCACTGGACGAGCTATGTCGGCCAGGGGGCGCCCCGCTTCATCCTGTCCTTCGACGTGCAGACGCCCGATGTCTCCTTCGGCCAGACCGTGATCGTCACCAAGGGGCTCGACGTCCGCGACAAGGTCAAGGAGGAGCTGCAGGCCTATCTGACGAAGACCTTCCCCGGCACCGACGCCTTCGTAAAGCTTCTCGACATCGGCCCGCCGGTCGGCAAGCCCGTGCAATATCGCGTCAGCGGGCCTGACATCCAGAAGGTCCGTGATCTCTCCCACCAGCTTGCCGGCATCGTCGGCCAGCATCCGCTGCTCTCCAACATGACCTACGACTGGAACGAACCGTCCCGCGTGGTCAAGGTCGATGTTCTCCAGGACAAGGCACGCCAGCTCGGCGTCTCCTCGCAGGATATCGCAACGGCGCTCAACAGCATCGTCGAGGGATCGGCGGCCACGCAGATCCGCGACGACATCTATCTCGTCGAAGTGATCGGCCGGGCCGAGACCTCCGAGCGAGGCTCGATCGAGACGGTGCAGAACCTTCAGCTTGCCGGCTCCAACGGCAACTCGGTTCCTCTGTCGGCGGTTGCGAACTTCCACTACGAACTGGAGCAGCCGACGATCTGGCGGCGCACCCGCATACCGACCGTCACCCTCAAGGCGGCGGTGGTGGGACCGACACAGCCGGCGACGATCGTCACCGAACTGGCGCCGAAAGTCGACGAGTTCCGCAAGGGCCTTCCGAGCGGCTACCGCATCGTCGACGGCGGCTCGATCGAGGAAAGCGCCAAGGCGCAGGGACCGATCGTGGCAGTCGCGCCGCTGATGCTGTTTACCATGGCGACGATCCTGATGATCCAGCTGCAGAGTTTCAGCAGGCTCTTCCTGGTCTTCGCCGTCGCCCCCACCGCGCTGATCGGCGTTGTCGCGGCACTGCTCTTCAGCAATTCACCCATGGGCTTCGTCGCAATCCTCGGCATCCTGGCGCTGATTGGCATCCTGATCCGCAACTCGGTGATCCTCATCGTGCAGATCGAGCACCTTCGAAGCGAGGGCGTGCCACCCTGGCAGGCCGTCATCGAAGCGACGGAGCACCGAATGCGCCCGATCATGCTGACGGCTGCCGCAGCGACACTCGCGCTGATCCCGATCTCCAGGGAAATCTTCTGGGGACCCATGGCCTACGCGATGATGGGCGGCATTGTCGTCGGCACGGTCCTGACGCTGCTCTTCCTGCCGGCTCTCTATGTTGCCTGGTTTCGAATACCCCGCGAGGCCTGA
- a CDS encoding dihydrodipicolinate synthase family protein has product MPLFHGLSAFPITPTDASGNVDTGALATLLARIQAAGADSIGLLGSTGAYAFLSRGERRRAVETAMSAVGGKIPVIVGVGALRTDEAQALARNARELGANGLLLAPVSYTPLTDDEVYEHFAAVADAGQLPLCIYNNPGTTKFTFSVELIARLAKLGTVKAVKMPLPANGDFAEEIGSLRSVTPDGFAVGYSGDWGAADALLAGADGWYSVVAGLLPAEALKLTRAAQAGDTKDVGRINDAFAPLWALFKEFGSFRVMYTIADLIGLGRFAPPRPVLGLPEAARGRVREALESLGAAVGC; this is encoded by the coding sequence ATGCCGCTTTTTCATGGCCTTTCCGCCTTTCCGATCACGCCGACCGACGCCTCCGGCAACGTCGATACCGGCGCGCTCGCCACGCTGCTTGCCCGCATTCAGGCCGCTGGCGCGGATTCCATTGGCTTACTCGGCAGCACCGGCGCTTACGCTTTCCTGTCGCGCGGAGAGCGCCGCCGGGCGGTGGAAACGGCGATGTCTGCTGTCGGCGGCAAGATCCCTGTCATCGTCGGCGTCGGCGCGCTCAGGACGGATGAGGCGCAGGCGCTTGCCAGGAATGCGCGGGAACTCGGGGCGAACGGCCTTCTGCTGGCGCCGGTTTCCTATACGCCGCTCACAGACGACGAGGTCTATGAGCATTTTGCAGCCGTCGCCGATGCCGGGCAGCTGCCGCTCTGCATCTACAACAATCCGGGCACGACGAAATTCACCTTCAGCGTCGAGCTGATCGCCCGGCTTGCGAAGCTCGGTACGGTGAAAGCGGTGAAGATGCCGTTGCCCGCCAATGGCGATTTCGCAGAGGAGATCGGAAGTCTCCGCTCGGTGACGCCTGACGGTTTTGCGGTCGGCTACAGCGGCGACTGGGGTGCTGCGGATGCGCTCCTGGCAGGCGCCGATGGCTGGTACAGCGTGGTTGCGGGCCTGCTGCCCGCCGAGGCGCTGAAGCTGACGAGGGCGGCGCAGGCGGGTGACACCAAGGACGTGGGACGCATCAACGATGCCTTCGCGCCGCTCTGGGCGCTGTTCAAGGAATTCGGCAGTTTCCGCGTCATGTACACCATTGCCGATCTCATCGGCCTCGGCCGGTTTGCGCCGCCGCGCCCGGTGCTCGGTCTTCCGGAGGCAGCACGTGGGCGGGTGCGTGAGGCGCTTGAGAGTTTGGGCGCGGCTGTCGGCTGCTAG
- a CDS encoding LysE family translocator, with amino-acid sequence MSFDTHHLALVFTAYIIAAASPGPSNMRIMGVAMHQGRQSALMIAAGVVSGSLFWGSMAATGVSAILAQYAQALIVLKIAGGLYLMFLAYKAGKSAMTSDEKQGRAIDAIRPASGFSLYRRGLLMHLTNPKALLGWIATMTLGLGPGATPATVAVILAGCAILSITIFCGYALVFSTAPMIRMYRHARRWIEGTLALVFGAAGMKLLLSRA; translated from the coding sequence ATGTCATTCGATACGCATCACCTTGCCCTCGTCTTCACCGCCTATATCATCGCTGCAGCCAGCCCCGGTCCCAGCAATATGCGCATCATGGGCGTCGCCATGCATCAGGGTCGCCAGTCGGCGCTGATGATTGCGGCCGGTGTCGTCAGCGGCTCGCTCTTCTGGGGCTCGATGGCGGCGACCGGCGTTTCCGCCATTCTGGCGCAATATGCCCAGGCGCTCATCGTTCTGAAGATAGCAGGCGGTCTATACCTCATGTTCCTGGCCTACAAGGCCGGCAAATCCGCCATGACCTCCGACGAGAAGCAGGGCAGGGCGATCGATGCCATCAGGCCGGCCTCGGGCTTCAGCCTCTATCGGCGCGGGTTGCTCATGCATCTGACGAACCCGAAGGCGCTGCTCGGCTGGATCGCGACCATGACGCTCGGCCTCGGTCCGGGCGCGACGCCGGCGACAGTCGCCGTCATCCTTGCGGGCTGCGCTATTCTGAGCATCACCATCTTCTGCGGCTATGCGCTGGTCTTCTCCACCGCGCCGATGATCCGCATGTATCGCCATGCGCGGCGCTGGATCGAGGGCACGCTGGCCCTCGTCTTCGGGGCGGCGGGCATGAAGCTCCTGCTGTCACGTGCATAG
- a CDS encoding LysE/ArgO family amino acid transporter, with protein MDFTTYFTGLAAGLSLIVAIGAQNAFILRQGLRKEYVFAVCLACALSDAILIVVGVTSLQQVVNLMPWLDPVMRYGGAAFLIWYGVKSLYSAVRSSGALQVANGAGASFGKTMAMCLALTWLNPHVYLDTVILLGTISTRFAGHQAAFAAGAATGSFLFFFSLGYGAAWLRPIFSRPASWRILETIIACVMWLISFRLLNGM; from the coding sequence ATGGACTTTACGACCTACTTCACCGGCTTGGCCGCCGGGCTCAGCCTGATCGTCGCGATCGGTGCGCAGAATGCTTTCATCCTGCGGCAGGGGTTGCGCAAGGAATATGTGTTTGCCGTCTGCCTGGCCTGTGCTCTCTCGGATGCGATCCTGATCGTCGTCGGTGTCACCAGCCTGCAGCAGGTGGTAAACCTCATGCCCTGGCTCGATCCGGTCATGCGCTATGGTGGAGCGGCATTCCTCATCTGGTATGGGGTGAAAAGCCTCTATTCGGCGGTGCGGTCGTCAGGCGCGCTGCAGGTTGCCAACGGGGCGGGGGCGAGCTTCGGCAAGACGATGGCCATGTGCCTGGCGCTCACCTGGCTCAACCCGCATGTCTATCTCGACACGGTCATCCTGCTCGGCACGATCTCGACGCGTTTTGCCGGCCATCAGGCGGCGTTTGCCGCAGGCGCTGCGACCGGTTCCTTCCTGTTCTTTTTTTCATTGGGATATGGTGCGGCCTGGCTCCGCCCCATCTTTTCACGGCCGGCGTCCTGGCGCATTCTCGAAACCATCATCGCCTGTGTCATGTGGCTGATCTCGTTCAGGCTCCTGAACGGCATGTGA
- a CDS encoding LysR family transcriptional regulator ArgP, with protein sequence MIDYPALRVLLAVVQTGSFEKAAAILNVTPSAVSQRIKQLEERLGTALVVRGTPCTATEKGDWLCRHMENVGMLESELLEHLPDLSDRDSPEQHVTLRIATSADSLGTWFLEAMADFSKTSNYLLNISVDDQDHTAEWLERGRVIAAVTSMERPVAGCRRYSLGALRYHATASPEFVRRYFPDGVTPQALARAPSITFNQKDRLQADWIRRTFATDVNAPTHWLPATQGFLDAALLGMGWGMNPIHLTEHHIKAGRLVELISGTPLDVVLYWQISRLAADRLVGLTQKVIEVARRSLV encoded by the coding sequence ATGATCGATTATCCCGCCCTCCGCGTGCTGCTTGCCGTGGTCCAGACCGGCAGCTTCGAAAAGGCCGCCGCCATCCTGAACGTCACGCCATCGGCCGTCTCGCAGCGCATCAAGCAGTTGGAAGAGCGCCTGGGCACCGCCCTCGTCGTGCGTGGCACGCCGTGCACGGCTACGGAAAAGGGCGACTGGCTCTGCCGGCACATGGAAAATGTCGGCATGCTGGAAAGCGAATTGCTGGAGCACCTGCCTGATCTCAGCGACCGCGACAGTCCCGAACAGCACGTCACGCTGCGGATCGCCACCAGCGCCGACAGCCTCGGCACCTGGTTTCTGGAGGCGATGGCGGATTTCTCGAAAACCTCCAACTATCTCCTGAACATTTCCGTCGACGATCAGGACCACACGGCCGAATGGCTGGAGCGCGGCCGCGTCATCGCCGCCGTCACGAGCATGGAAAGGCCGGTCGCCGGCTGCCGCCGCTACTCGCTCGGCGCGCTGCGCTACCACGCGACCGCAAGCCCCGAATTCGTCCGCCGCTATTTTCCCGATGGCGTCACCCCGCAAGCGCTTGCCCGCGCCCCGTCCATCACCTTCAATCAGAAGGACCGCCTGCAGGCAGACTGGATCCGCCGCACGTTTGCGACAGATGTCAACGCACCGACGCACTGGCTGCCGGCCACACAGGGCTTTCTCGATGCCGCCCTGCTCGGCATGGGCTGGGGCATGAACCCGATCCACCTGACCGAGCACCACATCAAGGCCGGCCGCCTCGTCGAGCTGATATCGGGCACGCCTCTCGATGTCGTGCTCTACTGGCAGATCAGCCGCCTTGCCGCCGACCGGCTTGTGGGCCTGACGCAAAAGGTGATCGAGGTGGCGAGGCGGTCGCTGGTGTGA
- a CDS encoding adenylate/guanylate cyclase domain-containing protein: MMHIASIAGVSSGGSPEGETAMATARAERRLAAILAADVVGYSRLVEHDEAGTLSALKVLRREVIDPLLAEYQGRIVKLMGDGALVEFGSVVDAVACAVAVQKGVAEHQADIPTEQRIIFRIGVNLGDVIHEVDGDLYGDGVNIAARLQTLADPGGICISGTAYDHLQGKLDCDYEYLGERALKNMERPVRLYRLLLEGTTARTVSPRPALPDRPSIAVLPFNAMSADPEQDFFSDGLTEDITTALSKLRGFFVIARNTMFTYKGKPVDVRAIGRELGIRYVLEGSVRKSGNHVRVTAQLIDAASEAHLWAERYDGDLGDIFVIQDEITASVVGRIGPELLAAEHARESPKPHHGLDAWECVVRAVFLCSQLSEESSRKMLPLLDRAIGLAPDYAQALAMKGWIMMWRAFQGWEDMGYAVALARDIVQKAIAADDKEPWAYLAQAMIAFATRDNVLAMAAISQAVAINPNSAFAHGQLGLAHANAGRAADAIPCIDYALRLSPREAFLGDFQFYYAMAYFQGANYELGLRYAREAHRLRSGHALPLIIGTACAGLLDNQEAATDLLGRLKSLVPDISRGAVAATSSFIRAEDRERLIEGLARAGLN; the protein is encoded by the coding sequence ATGATGCATATCGCGTCAATCGCTGGGGTTTCATCCGGCGGATCTCCTGAGGGAGAGACAGCCATGGCAACTGCAAGAGCGGAGCGGCGGCTGGCCGCGATTCTGGCCGCCGATGTCGTCGGCTATTCCCGCCTCGTCGAACATGACGAGGCTGGGACTTTGTCGGCCCTGAAGGTTCTGCGCCGGGAGGTGATCGATCCGCTGCTGGCCGAGTATCAGGGCCGTATTGTCAAGCTGATGGGCGACGGTGCGCTCGTGGAGTTCGGCTCGGTCGTCGATGCCGTCGCGTGCGCGGTCGCCGTCCAGAAGGGCGTTGCCGAGCACCAGGCCGATATCCCGACGGAGCAACGCATCATCTTCCGGATCGGCGTCAATCTCGGCGATGTGATCCACGAGGTAGATGGGGATCTCTACGGCGATGGCGTCAATATCGCTGCCCGCCTCCAGACCTTGGCGGATCCAGGCGGCATTTGCATTTCCGGCACGGCATACGATCACCTCCAGGGCAAGCTTGACTGCGACTACGAGTACCTCGGCGAACGCGCGCTCAAGAACATGGAGCGGCCGGTGCGACTGTACCGCCTCCTTCTGGAAGGGACGACCGCACGAACGGTATCGCCCAGGCCCGCACTTCCGGACCGACCATCCATTGCCGTGCTGCCGTTCAACGCCATGAGCGCCGACCCGGAGCAGGACTTCTTCAGCGATGGGCTCACCGAAGACATCACCACCGCGCTGTCCAAGCTCAGGGGCTTCTTCGTGATCGCCCGCAACACGATGTTCACCTACAAGGGAAAGCCCGTGGATGTGCGCGCCATCGGGCGCGAACTCGGGATCCGCTATGTTCTCGAGGGCAGTGTCCGCAAGTCCGGCAACCACGTGAGGGTGACCGCGCAGCTCATCGATGCGGCCTCCGAAGCCCATCTCTGGGCCGAGAGGTACGACGGCGACCTCGGCGACATCTTCGTCATTCAGGACGAAATCACCGCAAGCGTCGTCGGCCGCATCGGGCCGGAACTCCTGGCGGCAGAGCATGCCCGCGAAAGCCCCAAGCCGCATCATGGCCTTGATGCCTGGGAATGTGTCGTGCGGGCAGTGTTCCTGTGTTCCCAACTATCTGAGGAGAGCAGCCGGAAGATGCTCCCCCTGCTTGATCGGGCAATCGGACTGGCTCCCGATTATGCCCAGGCGCTCGCCATGAAAGGTTGGATTATGATGTGGCGCGCGTTCCAGGGATGGGAGGACATGGGATACGCCGTGGCCCTTGCCAGGGATATCGTCCAAAAAGCCATTGCCGCCGACGATAAGGAACCGTGGGCTTACCTTGCGCAGGCGATGATAGCCTTTGCGACGCGCGACAATGTCCTGGCGATGGCAGCGATCAGCCAGGCTGTCGCGATCAACCCCAACTCCGCGTTCGCACACGGCCAGTTGGGACTTGCGCATGCCAACGCGGGCCGCGCGGCGGACGCCATTCCTTGCATCGACTACGCCCTCAGACTGAGCCCGCGCGAGGCTTTTCTCGGCGACTTTCAGTTCTACTACGCCATGGCTTACTTCCAGGGCGCGAATTATGAGCTTGGATTGCGTTATGCACGGGAGGCGCATCGCCTGCGGTCCGGCCATGCGCTTCCGCTGATCATCGGCACCGCCTGTGCCGGACTTCTGGACAACCAGGAGGCTGCCACGGACTTGCTCGGACGACTCAAGTCGCTCGTTCCTGACATCTCACGGGGCGCGGTCGCAGCAACATCGTCTTTCATCCGCGCCGAGGATCGGGAGCGCCTGATCGAGGGACTTGCCCGTGCCGGCCTGAATTGA